The sequence below is a genomic window from Variovorax paradoxus.
GACTTTGGCGCCGCCCAGCACAACAACATCTATGACGCGCTTAGGGCGCGCGACGCAGAACTGGCGCGAAAGACGCTCGTTGACGATATCGAGGGCTTCGCCCAGATCTACAAACAACTTTTCCCCGCTCACGACGTGCGGGTTAGCGCGGGTCCGTCGGAAGACTGAGCCATCCATCCATTGCTTCAGAGGAAAGGAAAACATGAGTTTTAAGAACAGAGTCGCCCTGATCACCGGAGGGTCGCAGGGGATCGGCGAAGCCGTTGGCGTCGCGCTGGCAAGCCAGGGGTGTGCAGTAGCCGTCGCCAGCTCGGGAAGCCTCGAAAAAGCGAAGGCTGTGGCTGACCGCTTGGGCAATGGCGCGCGCGGCTATGCCGCTGACGTGCGAGTACCAACGCAAGTCAACTCGCTAGCCGCGGATGTCAAGCGAGACATGGGAAAGATCGACATCCTCGTAAATTGCGCTGGCGTCTTCTTCCCGACGCCGATCGGTGAAACCGCGCCCGAGGACTTCGACCGCATGGTCGACATAAATCTGAAAGGCACTTGGAACTCGATCAGTGCCGTCACGCCGTATATGAAGGCCCAACGGTACGGAAAGATTGTCAATATCGCTTCAGTATGCGGCGTGATGGGGTTCGGATCGTTCGCAGCATACTGCGCTACGAAGGCGGCAATCATCATGATGACGAAGACGCTTGTGTTCGAGCTGGCCCCGCACAACATCAACATCAATGCGATCGGACCAGGCAATACGGCGACGCCGATCAACGAATACATCCGTAGCGACTCGGCGTACAAAGGCGTACTCGCCGAGATCGTGGCGAGCACTCCAAGCGGAAAGGCATATTCTGACGCTTCCGAGATTGCCAGCATCGCGCTGTTCCTTGCGTCGGACGCATCGCGCGCGATGCATGGCAGCTTCATCCTTGCGGACGAAGGATATTCGGCCGGCGCGGACTTCTCCGCTGAGGCGTGAGGGATCGAGCGATGCAGCTCTCTACAGATCTATCGCATCACTTCGAGTTGCTGCGCATGCTTGGCCATGCGTACTACGGAGGCACGGATGTTCAGGAAGTGCTCGATGTCGCGAGCGCGGTCAAGCCCGGGGATGACGAGGGCTGGCATGCCGAGTGGTCAAGGCTTGGCGATCGCGTGCGTGCGAGCGCTGACCTTTCGCTCTCGCGTGGTCATCGACTTAGTGCTGCCAAGGCTTACTTGCGTGCGTCGATGTACTACTTCATGTGCGACTTCTATTTGCACGCCAATCCTGAAGATCCCCGTATCGTTGCCGCTGGTCGGGCAAGCCGCACCTGCTTCATTGCGGGTACGGCGACGGGACCCTACGCGGTTGAGCGAGTCGAGATCCCATACGAGCAGACTTCGCTGCCTGCCTACGTTATAAAACGCAAGGGCGCTACTGGTCCACGCCCGACGCTCATCGTCCATTCCGGCTTCGACGGCACCAAGGAAGAGATCGCGATCTGGCCGGGCATGGCCGCCGTCGAGCGTGGCTACACGGTCATCGCCTTCGAAGGACCCGGACAAGGCGAAGTGATCCGAGAGCGCAAGCTCACATTCCGCCCTGACTGGAACTGCGTGGTCACGCCGATTGTTGACTATGCGTTGCAGCGCGCCGATGTGGACGGTGCGCGCATGGCGCTGATGGGCATAAGTCTCGGTGGCCTGCTCGCACCTCTGGCGGCAGCCAAGGAACACCGACTGAGGGCATTGATTGCCAACGGTGGTGTCAACGACTACCACGCCATCGTGTCGGCTCGCATACCTCCGGATCTGCTTGGTGATCCTTCGCGGCTCGAGACCGCTCTCAAGGAGAGTCAGCGGACGAATACGCTCGCTCGCTGGGGCTTCAACCACGGACGCATGGTTTTTGGTGCGACCGATGCGCTTGACTACTTAGAAAAGACGCGTCACTTCAGAGCCGCGGATGCTGAACAAATCCGCTGCGAGACTTTGATTCTGGACGCTGACCACGAGGGATTCTTCGCGGGACAGCCCCGAGCGCTGTATGACCGGCTCACGTGCAGGAAAACCTATATGAACCTCACGAACGCCGAGTCTGCAGGAGCCCATTGCCAGGCTGGCGCTGAAGGCGTCGGCGGGCAACGGATTTTTGATTGGCTGGACGAAGCCATGCAAGTCGGCAATGACCAAGGAGATCAATGATGAGCAAGCAGATTGAACCCGCGCGCTATGAACCGGACGGCTGGAAGCAGTGGCCGGGCGAGGATGAGTTGAGTTTCCAGTTCGTGCGCGTCCTGGCGGCCGCACAAGAGAACGCCAGCACCATCAGCGAATGTTTCCAAGCCGCTAGCCGGATGGTACCGGGTGACGTGGAAAGTTGGTATACGCAGTGGCAGCGTCTGGGAAAGACGAGCGAAGGTAGGGCAGACGCGGCGCACGCCGCCGGGCACCTGGCGACGGCTCAAAACAACTGGTTGCGAGCAGCGAACTACTATCGCTCTTCGGAGTTCTATTTGATGGGGCACGATCCGCGACGGCTGCAGGCCTTCGACGCCGTCGAACGCTGCTCGCACCAAGTGCTTAAGCTGATGAACCCGATCGGCGAGATTGTGAAGATTCCGTACGAGAACGGTGCTCACCTCGATGCATACTTCCTACGTGCACCGCAGTCCGACGAAAAGACTCCCGTGGTGATATGTCATGGGGGTCTCGATGAATACAAGGACGAACTGCTACACGAGATCACCCGCCATGCCTTTGCCCGTGGTTTATCCCTCCTGCTGGTGGACATGCCGGGCCAGGGTGGGACGTTGCGTCGTCAAAAGATCGTCAACCGGCATGACACGGAGGTTCCGATCGGTCATTGCATCGACTGGCTGCTCGCTCGTGGGGACGTGGACCCGAAGCGCATAGCCCTGTATGGCGCGAGTCTGGGGGGCTACTACGCGCCACGTGCGGCAGCATTTGAGCACCGACTTGCCGCGTGCGTCGCAGATTGCGTGATCTTCGAAATGGATTTTGCTCCACGTATGAGCAAGCCGGACGCGCTGATCTGGCGCCATCTCAAATGGGTATTTGGCAAAGACGACATGCAAGGCGTGGTCGATAAGGCCAAACAGTTCAGTCTTTCGCAGGTCATTGGAAACATCAAGTGTCCTTTCTTGATCGTCCATGGCGAACTTGACTTCGCGGGAACGGATCACGCGCATAAGGCGTATGAAGCTGCGAAGAAAGGCGGGGTCGACGTCGACATCAAGTGGTTCGATGCTGAAGAGACGGGTGCGTCGCACTGTCAGATCGACAACCTGACGTTGGGCATGGAGTACGTCTGCGACTGGCTGGCCAAGAAGCTGGGAGTGGACGAGGCTGTGGTGCGCAAGGCCACGCCGAAGCTCGCCTGATCGGGCGCCCGCGGCTTTCCTTTCCAACTTTCATTTTGATTGGGGTTCTCATGATCAGCAGGAAGTCTCCGGTTCATGCGCTATGCGCGTTCGTGTCGGCAGCCCTCGCCATGGTGGCTGGCGTGTTGGCAATGGCGGTTCCCGCGCTAGCGGCGGACTATCCGGTCAAGCCCATCAAGATGGTCATTCCATATCCGCCGGGCGCGCCGGATGCCTTCGGGCGTCTCTTTTCGGAGCGATTGAGCAAGGGCATCGGGCAGCCGGTGATCGTGGAAAACAAGGCGGGCGCGGGCGGCGGTGTTGGTGCGCAGGCGGTAGCGCGATCAGCGCCGGATGGCTATAGCCTGCTATTCAGCGGCGGCAGCCTATTCCTTGTGAATCCGTATGTTTACAAGAACATCATCTACGAGCGTGCGCAGTTCGCTCCAATTTCGGTGATCGCCGAAGTGCCGTTCGTGGTACTGGCCCGCAAAGATTTGCCGGCGAACAACCTCAAGGAGCTGGCCGCACTGATGAAGAAGGAGCCAGGCAAGCTTCGATATGGCAACTCAAGCTTGGGCAGTCAGTTTCATATGTTCTGGGCGCAGTTCGCAGCGCTTGAAGGAGTGAAGGAGACGCAGGTGATGCTCGGAGGCTCTGGGTTGTTGCCCGCGATTCTGAACGGTGACGTGGATATTACTGTGCTTACCCCCGGGGCGGTGATGCAGTACCTTCAGACAGGGCAAATGAAAGCGCTCGCAATCACGAGTGGCTTCGCAATCCCGGCCCTCTCGTCCGTTCAAACGGTGACGCAGGCTGGCTATCCGACTCTAGAAAATGTGGCGGACTATTTCTTGATGGCGCCGAAAGGCACGCCAAAGCCGGTGATCGATAGACTGATGCAGGAAGTCAATACGATGTCTGCGGACCCCACCTATACCGGTCGCCTGGCTGATTTCTATGCAAAGCCCGGCCGAACCAGAAGTCCAGACGAATTCAGTCAGCTGCTCGACTCGAAGACGAAGGAATGGGGGGAGATCGTCAAGAAGTCCGGTGTGACCATCGAATAAGGCCTGACATGGGACATCCTTCTATAGGAACGGACCGCGCCGCCGGCATTCTCTTCCTGGTGGTCGGTGCGGCCGGCCTTTGGTTCGGGCGCGATCTAGCATTCGGAGCCCTGACAAATATCGGCCCAGGTTTCCTGCCTAAGATTTGCGGGTGGGGGCTTTTTGCGATCGGGGTCTACAAGCTGCTTCTCAGCTTTTTGCACGAGGACGACTCTATTGGTACCTTACTCCCCAGACCGATGTTGCTCGTTGCGGGAGCCTTTGTGGTCTTTGGCGCGTTGATCGAGCGTGCCGGGCTGGTGATTGCGATAGCGGCTATGTTGGTCGCCGTGGAGTTTGCGGGTTCGCATGCCAAGTCAGTGCGCGCGCTACTGATTCTGGTGGTCGCATTGACAGCATTCTCGCTCGTGGTGTTCCGGTATGTGCTAGGCATCCCCCTGGAGATTTTTACCTCATGGAACTGATCGATCACCTCATGCTAGGGTTTGGCACAGCCCTGGGTTGGAAGAATCTGGTCTTCTGCTTCGTCGGCGCGCTGCTAGGAACACTCATAGGCGTGCTGCCGGGTGTAGGGCCGCTCGTGACGATTGCAATGCTGCTGCCGTTTACCTATACCCTAGGGCCAACGACCGCCATGATCATGCTCGCGGGTATCTTCTACGGAGCGCAATATGGAGGTTCAACCACGGCAATTTTGATGCGCATGCCGGGTGAGGCGACGTCGATCATGACGTCCCTGGACGGATACCAGATGGCAAGGCAAGGCAAGGGCGGTACGGCGTTGGCGGTAGCAGCGATCGGCTCGTTCATTGCGGGCACGTTGGCCACGTTGGTGATAGCGGTGCTGGGACCGTCGCTTGGGAGGCTGGCGATCGCATTCGGGCCTCCGGAGTATTTCGCCTTGATGGTGCTCGGCATTCTCTCTTGCCTATTGTTTACGGGCAGTTCGCCGGTCAATGGAGTCGCGGCCATTCTGCTTGGCATTGGCTTGGCGGTAATCGGCGTGGATCAGACGACCGGTGCCTTGCGATATACCTTCGGACTGCCGGAGTTGACGGACGGTATCGGGTTCGTGCCTTTGGCGATCGGTATGTTTGGGCTGCTGGAAGTGGCAAAGACGCTGACCGATCCGGAACCGATGGAACCTGTCACGGAGGAGATCGGCGGGCTGGTGCTCAATCAAGAGGAGTGGAAGAGGTCGCTTCCGGCTATCTTGCGTGGGACGGTGATTGGAACGGTGCTTGGTGTACTTCCTGGAGGCGGGTTGATCACGTCTCCTTTTGCGTCTTATATCGTGGAAAAGAAGCTCGCGAGGGACCCATCACGCTTCGGAAGGGGGGCGATCGAAGGTGTAGCGGGTCCGGAGTCGGCGAACAACGCGGCTGCCCAGACGTCGTTCATCCCGTTGCTCTCTCTTGGGATTCCGTCGAATGCCGTGATGGCGCTAATGATCGGCGCACTGATGGTGCAGGGAATTACCCCGGGACCGACGACGTTCTCCAGCAAGCCCGACCTTTTTTGGGGATTGATAGCCAGCATGTGGATCGGCAATCTCATGCTGGTAATCCTCAATCTTCCCCTTGTCGGAATGTGGGCGAAGCTGGCTCGCATGCCGTACCGTTGGTTGCTGCCGATCATCGTGTTGTGCAGCGCGGTAGGCGCCTACAGCGTCAGCAACGCTACATTCGACGTCTATGCAACAGCGGTGTTCGGAGTGCTCGGCTACCTTCTTTGGAAGATCCGGTGCGATGCCACGCCTTTGGTGATGGCGTATGTACTTGGCGGACCGCTGGAGCAGAATCTTCGTGCATCGCTCAGCATCGCCGGTGGCTCGCCGACGGTGTTCGTGTCGAGACCAATCAGCGCCGTCCTGCTGGGTCTAGCAGTTCTTTTGCTGCTGGCTCCTATGTTCAAGCTCTTGGTGCGGAAGCGGGATTCCGCATCGCAGGCGCATGTCTGAAAGGCGCGAGAAGTGAAGGCTGTTGTCAGTCGACCCGGGTCCTCATCATTGAGCGTGAGAGAAGTCGAGACTCCGCAGATGGGCCCTCACGACGTGATGATCGAGGTGGCTGCGGCGGGTGTCACAGTGGCGGACATCCTGCTGCGAAAAGGGCTCTATCCAATTGGTGAAAGCGAAACTGCCATTCCGGGATTGGAAGTCGCAGGTGTAGTCAGGAGAATCGGCCGTGAAGTTACGTCGTGGCGTCCTGGTGATCCCATTTGCAGCATCGTTTCAGGCGGTGGCTATGCCGAACTAGCGATAGTGCCCGCTGAGCACTGCTTGCCGGTACCTTCGCATTGGTCGATGACAGATGCTGCGTCTGCCGTCGGACCGATCTGCACAGCGTGGTTCAATGTCGCAATGTTGGGGAGGCTGGCGGTCGGTGAAAGTCTATTGGTGCACGGGGGCAGCGGAGGTGTCGGGTCCTGGGCAGTGCAGATCTTCGGGGCGCGAGGCCACCCTATCTACGCCACCGCCGGCGGTGCAGCGCGCTGCGAACGAATAGAAGCCTTAGGCGCCACGCGTTGTTTTGACCACCAAGTTGGAGCCTTCGACAAGGCGCTGTTTGCAACGACCGAGAATCAGGGCGTCGACGTAGTACTGGATATCTTGGGCGCGCAAGCGCTTGAGGCCAACCTCCGCGTGTTGAAAGAGGGGGGACGGCTGGTTGGTATCGCTACGCAACAGGGAGCAAAAGCTAGCGTAGATCTCTGGACTCTCTATCGGCGTAGACTCTCCCTCACGGGGTCTGCGTTGCGTGCGCAGACCCGCCGTACGAAGAAGGAGATTGTTGCGGCGGTTCTCGCGAACGTGTGGCCTGTGATCCTGCAGCGCAGAATTGCGTCGGTCGTGGATTCCGTGTACCCCTTTGATCAGGCCGTTGAGGCGCAGGACCGACTGGAGCGCGGAGGTAATTTCGGCAAGGTTGTCTTGCAGATTAAGGAGTGAAGCACTCTATGAGGGTTGATGGACGTTGTCATTGCGGAGCGGTGGAGTTTTCTGCGGATATCGCAGTCGAGCGTGTCATGGTCTGCCACTGCCTGGACTGCCAGGTCCTGTCCGGCGCTCCTTACCGAGCGATCGTGCCAGCCTTGACGAATAGCTTCTCGCTAGATGGTGCGGTCCAAAATTACGTGAAGGTTGCTGATAGCGGGAGACGGCGGGCGCAGGCATTTTGTCCTCGATGCGCCACGCACTTATGGTCTGCTGAAGAAAGGTATCCCCAAGTATTGATCCTTCGAGTCGGCTGCCTTTCGCAGCGAGCTCAGTTGTTGCCTCGATTGCAGATTTGGCGGCGATCCGCGCTGGCTTGGACCAATGAACTCGCATGCATCCCGTCGACGCAGGAGCAAGCGGGCGTGCTCCTCCCAGACGTACGCGAGTGCGGATAGCGGTGCTCTCGATCCTGACGTCTCTCTGAACCAGGGGATGACGTAGCTGCAAGCGGCTAGATCGAGGTTCTCCGGCAAAGAATTGCCGTTGGGGCGGTCGCAGAAAAAACCGGTTGGCTGTTGATCCAAGCCGATCGCTGCGCCTGCTCCGGTTGGACAGTGCGGCTATCGAGAATGACTGATGCTAATTTCGAGTGCAGGGACCTCTAGCGCCAAAGCACGCCTTGTGTCCCCGCGCTCGGTTTGCATGATTGCTTTTGTGTCTGCATTGTTGGCGCTCCGCACCGGTATGTGGTCGATTGTGGCGTCGCCATCCACGGTAGCCACTTGCCATCGATTTGATCGCCAGTCGGATAGCAGATGCCCAATTTCATTGCAGCTGCGGGCGAAGCAGCGGCCCCTTCGGTGCTGATTACATTCAAAGACACGCGATAGGCCAACACTAGGCCGGGAATTCCTTTTGTCCATGCAGCACCTGCCGTACGCTCTCGGATATTGACGTGGTCGGCCTGCGAATCAGCGCGCTCAGGGTGCCACGGTCTTCAAACAACGCGCCCTGTGCAGCACCAGCGTCCGCATCGGCGACAATTCTGGCAACGACCTCGGGTAGGCCTGCTGAACGGAGGGCAGCTTCGTATTTATCCGGGGTGAGATCGTGGTATCGAACTGAACTACCTGAATGAAGTGAAATCTCCGTCGCGAGATCGTCCAGGGTGTACGCCTCGTCTCCTGCGAGTTCGAGGGGGCTCGCGTACAGCTGATGCTCCGAGAGCATGATCGCGGCGGCCGCCGCCGCATAGTCTGCGCGCGCGGCCGACGAGATCTTGCCATCGCCGGCCGAGCCCATAAGCGAACCAGTGTCGATCGCCGCTGCAACGCCGCCGAGATAGTTCTCGTTGTACCAACCGTTGCGAAGGAGTACATGTGGAAGACCCGACTTCGCGAGCATTGACTCTGTCTCGCGATGGTCGGCCGCAAGTCCGAGAGGCGAGCTGTCGGCATGGAGCAGGCTCGTGTAGGCGACCAAACCAACACCGACGTTGCTGGCCGCGGCTATAACATTGCGGTGTTGCCTGATACGGTCGGCTCCGACGGCATTCGATGAAATGAAGAGCAGGCGCTGGATCCCGAAGAACGCTCGGTCCAGCGACCGCGGATCGTCGTACTCGGCGACTCGAATGTCAATCCCCGCATCCTTGAGACGAGCCGATGTGTCGATGCTCTGAGGCCGTACGAGTGCCGATATCATCGCCGGCGGAGCGCTTTTTAAAAGCTCCTGTATGACAAGGGAGCCGAGCTGCCCGGTGGCGCCGGTTACGAGTATGCGATCGACTGATTTTTGCATCTATCTAAATCCTGATTCGGTGCCCATAGCCTTTTTTTAAAGCAGGTGCGGTCGTTGCCGCTGGCTCCGGCTTGGCGGGCGGGAGGCTCCGTTGATGGTCGTGCGTCGAGGGCGACAGGAATATTTGTGATGCGCACAGCTGTTCACGCAACGTGCGTTGGCTATCGTCTCGTCATTCGAGTCACGGGCGGAAATCGGTGATCCCAACGCCGGTCGACAGGTCGATCGGAACAGAAACATGGTCGTGGATCATCAACCACTTTCCGTCTGTCTTGCGAAAGCCAATGGTTTCGCGCGTCCAAAGGTCGACTTTGTTCCCACCGACAGACCCAGCAAAGCGCGTAAAGCCTGTCGTGAACGCGACGTCGCCTGAGCAGTGCACTTTCATGTTCTTGAATTCGAATACTGGGTCCTCGTCGAACATCTCGAAAAAGGTTACCCAATTTCTA
It includes:
- a CDS encoding GFA family protein produces the protein MRVDGRCHCGAVEFSADIAVERVMVCHCLDCQVLSGAPYRAIVPALTNSFSLDGAVQNYVKVADSGRRRAQAFCPRCATHLWSAEERYPQVLILRVGCLSQRAQLLPRLQIWRRSALAWTNELACIPSTQEQAGVLLPDVRECG
- a CDS encoding SDR family oxidoreductase, translating into MSFKNRVALITGGSQGIGEAVGVALASQGCAVAVASSGSLEKAKAVADRLGNGARGYAADVRVPTQVNSLAADVKRDMGKIDILVNCAGVFFPTPIGETAPEDFDRMVDINLKGTWNSISAVTPYMKAQRYGKIVNIASVCGVMGFGSFAAYCATKAAIIMMTKTLVFELAPHNININAIGPGNTATPINEYIRSDSAYKGVLAEIVASTPSGKAYSDASEIASIALFLASDASRAMHGSFILADEGYSAGADFSAEA
- a CDS encoding zinc-binding dehydrogenase; amino-acid sequence: MSVREVETPQMGPHDVMIEVAAAGVTVADILLRKGLYPIGESETAIPGLEVAGVVRRIGREVTSWRPGDPICSIVSGGGYAELAIVPAEHCLPVPSHWSMTDAASAVGPICTAWFNVAMLGRLAVGESLLVHGGSGGVGSWAVQIFGARGHPIYATAGGAARCERIEALGATRCFDHQVGAFDKALFATTENQGVDVVLDILGAQALEANLRVLKEGGRLVGIATQQGAKASVDLWTLYRRRLSLTGSALRAQTRRTKKEIVAAVLANVWPVILQRRIASVVDSVYPFDQAVEAQDRLERGGNFGKVVLQIKE
- a CDS encoding nuclear transport factor 2 family protein encodes the protein MGSDEEQIRAVRTEWQNAVQSRDVERTMATYYPGPEYLGFDVMPPFSFAGSDSFRRNWVTFFEMFDEDPVFEFKNMKVHCSGDVAFTTGFTRFAGSVGGNKVDLWTRETIGFRKTDGKWLMIHDHVSVPIDLSTGVGITDFRP
- a CDS encoding tripartite tricarboxylate transporter substrate binding protein — translated: MISRKSPVHALCAFVSAALAMVAGVLAMAVPALAADYPVKPIKMVIPYPPGAPDAFGRLFSERLSKGIGQPVIVENKAGAGGGVGAQAVARSAPDGYSLLFSGGSLFLVNPYVYKNIIYERAQFAPISVIAEVPFVVLARKDLPANNLKELAALMKKEPGKLRYGNSSLGSQFHMFWAQFAALEGVKETQVMLGGSGLLPAILNGDVDITVLTPGAVMQYLQTGQMKALAITSGFAIPALSSVQTVTQAGYPTLENVADYFLMAPKGTPKPVIDRLMQEVNTMSADPTYTGRLADFYAKPGRTRSPDEFSQLLDSKTKEWGEIVKKSGVTIE
- a CDS encoding alpha/beta hydrolase — its product is MSKQIEPARYEPDGWKQWPGEDELSFQFVRVLAAAQENASTISECFQAASRMVPGDVESWYTQWQRLGKTSEGRADAAHAAGHLATAQNNWLRAANYYRSSEFYLMGHDPRRLQAFDAVERCSHQVLKLMNPIGEIVKIPYENGAHLDAYFLRAPQSDEKTPVVICHGGLDEYKDELLHEITRHAFARGLSLLLVDMPGQGGTLRRQKIVNRHDTEVPIGHCIDWLLARGDVDPKRIALYGASLGGYYAPRAAAFEHRLAACVADCVIFEMDFAPRMSKPDALIWRHLKWVFGKDDMQGVVDKAKQFSLSQVIGNIKCPFLIVHGELDFAGTDHAHKAYEAAKKGGVDVDIKWFDAEETGASHCQIDNLTLGMEYVCDWLAKKLGVDEAVVRKATPKLA
- a CDS encoding tripartite tricarboxylate transporter permease — encoded protein: MELIDHLMLGFGTALGWKNLVFCFVGALLGTLIGVLPGVGPLVTIAMLLPFTYTLGPTTAMIMLAGIFYGAQYGGSTTAILMRMPGEATSIMTSLDGYQMARQGKGGTALAVAAIGSFIAGTLATLVIAVLGPSLGRLAIAFGPPEYFALMVLGILSCLLFTGSSPVNGVAAILLGIGLAVIGVDQTTGALRYTFGLPELTDGIGFVPLAIGMFGLLEVAKTLTDPEPMEPVTEEIGGLVLNQEEWKRSLPAILRGTVIGTVLGVLPGGGLITSPFASYIVEKKLARDPSRFGRGAIEGVAGPESANNAAAQTSFIPLLSLGIPSNAVMALMIGALMVQGITPGPTTFSSKPDLFWGLIASMWIGNLMLVILNLPLVGMWAKLARMPYRWLLPIIVLCSAVGAYSVSNATFDVYATAVFGVLGYLLWKIRCDATPLVMAYVLGGPLEQNLRASLSIAGGSPTVFVSRPISAVLLGLAVLLLLAPMFKLLVRKRDSASQAHV
- a CDS encoding alpha/beta hydrolase yields the protein MQLSTDLSHHFELLRMLGHAYYGGTDVQEVLDVASAVKPGDDEGWHAEWSRLGDRVRASADLSLSRGHRLSAAKAYLRASMYYFMCDFYLHANPEDPRIVAAGRASRTCFIAGTATGPYAVERVEIPYEQTSLPAYVIKRKGATGPRPTLIVHSGFDGTKEEIAIWPGMAAVERGYTVIAFEGPGQGEVIRERKLTFRPDWNCVVTPIVDYALQRADVDGARMALMGISLGGLLAPLAAAKEHRLRALIANGGVNDYHAIVSARIPPDLLGDPSRLETALKESQRTNTLARWGFNHGRMVFGATDALDYLEKTRHFRAADAEQIRCETLILDADHEGFFAGQPRALYDRLTCRKTYMNLTNAESAGAHCQAGAEGVGGQRIFDWLDEAMQVGNDQGDQ
- a CDS encoding tripartite tricarboxylate transporter TctB family protein, with amino-acid sequence MGHPSIGTDRAAGILFLVVGAAGLWFGRDLAFGALTNIGPGFLPKICGWGLFAIGVYKLLLSFLHEDDSIGTLLPRPMLLVAGAFVVFGALIERAGLVIAIAAMLVAVEFAGSHAKSVRALLILVVALTAFSLVVFRYVLGIPLEIFTSWN
- a CDS encoding NmrA family NAD(P)-binding protein; amino-acid sequence: MQKSVDRILVTGATGQLGSLVIQELLKSAPPAMISALVRPQSIDTSARLKDAGIDIRVAEYDDPRSLDRAFFGIQRLLFISSNAVGADRIRQHRNVIAAASNVGVGLVAYTSLLHADSSPLGLAADHRETESMLAKSGLPHVLLRNGWYNENYLGGVAAAIDTGSLMGSAGDGKISSAARADYAAAAAAIMLSEHQLYASPLELAGDEAYTLDDLATEISLHSGSSVRYHDLTPDKYEAALRSAGLPEVVARIVADADAGAAQGALFEDRGTLSALIRRPTTSISESVRQVLHGQKEFPA